From Xiphophorus hellerii strain 12219 chromosome 6, Xiphophorus_hellerii-4.1, whole genome shotgun sequence, the proteins below share one genomic window:
- the LOC116721177 gene encoding DET1- and DDB1-associated protein 1-like isoform X3 — translation MDKQQRWSCELRATQTPLVNRNFLKGLPVYNKNSFTRFHADSNRRPSVYLPTREYPSDQIIVTEKTNILLRYLHQQWDKKNSGKKREQEQTEEDSMAPPRKMARTDSEEPTEDS, via the exons ATGGATAAACAACAAAGATGGAGTTGTGAACTGAGAGCTACGCAGACACCTCTAgtaaat AGAAACTTCCTGAAGGGGCTGCCTGtctacaacaaaaacagcttcaCCAGGTTCCATGCAGACTCT AACCGTCGGCCGTCTGTGTATCTTCCTACACGAGAATATCCATCAGATCAGA TCATTGTGACAGAGAAGACAAACATCCTACTGCGGTATCTACATCAGCAGTGGGATAAAAAG AATTCGGGGAAGAAGCGAGAGCAGGAGCAGACAGAAGAGGACAGCATGGCGCCTCCGCGAAAGATGGCGCGAACGGACAGCGAGGAGCCCACCGAGGATTCGTAA
- the LOC116721177 gene encoding DET1- and DDB1-associated protein 1-like isoform X1 — protein MDKQQRWSCELRATQTPLVNRNFLKGLPVYNKNSFTRFHADSVCKASNRRPSVYLPTREYPSDQIIVTEKTNILLRYLHQQWDKKNSGKKREQEQTEEDSMAPPRKMARTDSEEPTEDS, from the exons ATGGATAAACAACAAAGATGGAGTTGTGAACTGAGAGCTACGCAGACACCTCTAgtaaat AGAAACTTCCTGAAGGGGCTGCCTGtctacaacaaaaacagcttcaCCAGGTTCCATGCAGACTCTGTATGTAAAGCATCA AACCGTCGGCCGTCTGTGTATCTTCCTACACGAGAATATCCATCAGATCAGA TCATTGTGACAGAGAAGACAAACATCCTACTGCGGTATCTACATCAGCAGTGGGATAAAAAG AATTCGGGGAAGAAGCGAGAGCAGGAGCAGACAGAAGAGGACAGCATGGCGCCTCCGCGAAAGATGGCGCGAACGGACAGCGAGGAGCCCACCGAGGATTCGTAA
- the LOC116721177 gene encoding DET1- and DDB1-associated protein 1-like isoform X6, with protein MEKRNFLKGLPVYNKNSFTRFHADSNRRPSVYLPTREYPSDQIIVTEKTNILLRYLHQQWDKKNSGKKREQEQTEEDSMAPPRKMARTDSEEPTEDS; from the exons ATGGAGAAG AGAAACTTCCTGAAGGGGCTGCCTGtctacaacaaaaacagcttcaCCAGGTTCCATGCAGACTCT AACCGTCGGCCGTCTGTGTATCTTCCTACACGAGAATATCCATCAGATCAGA TCATTGTGACAGAGAAGACAAACATCCTACTGCGGTATCTACATCAGCAGTGGGATAAAAAG AATTCGGGGAAGAAGCGAGAGCAGGAGCAGACAGAAGAGGACAGCATGGCGCCTCCGCGAAAGATGGCGCGAACGGACAGCGAGGAGCCCACCGAGGATTCGTAA
- the LOC116721177 gene encoding DET1- and DDB1-associated protein 1-like isoform X5 translates to MEKRNFLKGLPVYNKNSFTRFHADSVCKASNRRPSVYLPTREYPSDQIIVTEKTNILLRYLHQQWDKKNSGKKREQEQTEEDSMAPPRKMARTDSEEPTEDS, encoded by the exons ATGGAGAAG AGAAACTTCCTGAAGGGGCTGCCTGtctacaacaaaaacagcttcaCCAGGTTCCATGCAGACTCTGTATGTAAAGCATCA AACCGTCGGCCGTCTGTGTATCTTCCTACACGAGAATATCCATCAGATCAGA TCATTGTGACAGAGAAGACAAACATCCTACTGCGGTATCTACATCAGCAGTGGGATAAAAAG AATTCGGGGAAGAAGCGAGAGCAGGAGCAGACAGAAGAGGACAGCATGGCGCCTCCGCGAAAGATGGCGCGAACGGACAGCGAGGAGCCCACCGAGGATTCGTAA
- the LOC116721177 gene encoding DET1- and DDB1-associated protein 1-like isoform X2, producing MDKQQRWSCELRATQTPLRNFLKGLPVYNKNSFTRFHADSVCKASNRRPSVYLPTREYPSDQIIVTEKTNILLRYLHQQWDKKNSGKKREQEQTEEDSMAPPRKMARTDSEEPTEDS from the exons ATGGATAAACAACAAAGATGGAGTTGTGAACTGAGAGCTACGCAGACACCTCTA AGAAACTTCCTGAAGGGGCTGCCTGtctacaacaaaaacagcttcaCCAGGTTCCATGCAGACTCTGTATGTAAAGCATCA AACCGTCGGCCGTCTGTGTATCTTCCTACACGAGAATATCCATCAGATCAGA TCATTGTGACAGAGAAGACAAACATCCTACTGCGGTATCTACATCAGCAGTGGGATAAAAAG AATTCGGGGAAGAAGCGAGAGCAGGAGCAGACAGAAGAGGACAGCATGGCGCCTCCGCGAAAGATGGCGCGAACGGACAGCGAGGAGCCCACCGAGGATTCGTAA
- the LOC116721177 gene encoding DET1- and DDB1-associated protein 1-like isoform X4 translates to MDKQQRWSCELRATQTPLRNFLKGLPVYNKNSFTRFHADSNRRPSVYLPTREYPSDQIIVTEKTNILLRYLHQQWDKKNSGKKREQEQTEEDSMAPPRKMARTDSEEPTEDS, encoded by the exons ATGGATAAACAACAAAGATGGAGTTGTGAACTGAGAGCTACGCAGACACCTCTA AGAAACTTCCTGAAGGGGCTGCCTGtctacaacaaaaacagcttcaCCAGGTTCCATGCAGACTCT AACCGTCGGCCGTCTGTGTATCTTCCTACACGAGAATATCCATCAGATCAGA TCATTGTGACAGAGAAGACAAACATCCTACTGCGGTATCTACATCAGCAGTGGGATAAAAAG AATTCGGGGAAGAAGCGAGAGCAGGAGCAGACAGAAGAGGACAGCATGGCGCCTCCGCGAAAGATGGCGCGAACGGACAGCGAGGAGCCCACCGAGGATTCGTAA
- the mrpl34 gene encoding large ribosomal subunit protein bL34m isoform X1: MNTVLSSISRLRGLTHLRGSVPTSDLSANATSHLRFFSSWFASGAAARPRVFRLLGPLPRQVESGDAVQQLPWLHQQVRTRKRGTEYQPNNIKRINTHGWVKRMSTRGGIEVILRRMLKRRKSLSH, from the exons ATGAACACCGTTTTGTCGTCTATTTCCCGACTGCGTGGATTAACCCACCTACGTGG CAGCGTCCCTACGTCGGATCTCTCAGCAAATGCCACGTCTCACCTCAGGTTCTTCAGCAGCTGGTTTGCGTCCGGTGCAGCTGCAAGACCTCGGGTTTTCCGACTTCTGGGGCCTCTCCCTAGGCAAGTGGAGAGCGGCGACGCGGTCCAGCAGCTCCCCTGGCTGCACCAGCAGGTGCGAACCCGCAAAAGAGGCACAGAGTACCAGCCGAACAACATAAAACGGATAAATACGCACGGTTGGGTCAAGAGGATGAGCACGCGGGGCGGCATAGAGGTGATCCTGCGGCGTATGTTGAAGAGACGGAAATCCCTCTCTCACTGA
- the mrpl34 gene encoding large ribosomal subunit protein bL34m isoform X2: MNTVLSSISRLRGLTHLRGVPTSDLSANATSHLRFFSSWFASGAAARPRVFRLLGPLPRQVESGDAVQQLPWLHQQVRTRKRGTEYQPNNIKRINTHGWVKRMSTRGGIEVILRRMLKRRKSLSH; encoded by the exons ATGAACACCGTTTTGTCGTCTATTTCCCGACTGCGTGGATTAACCCACCTACGTGG CGTCCCTACGTCGGATCTCTCAGCAAATGCCACGTCTCACCTCAGGTTCTTCAGCAGCTGGTTTGCGTCCGGTGCAGCTGCAAGACCTCGGGTTTTCCGACTTCTGGGGCCTCTCCCTAGGCAAGTGGAGAGCGGCGACGCGGTCCAGCAGCTCCCCTGGCTGCACCAGCAGGTGCGAACCCGCAAAAGAGGCACAGAGTACCAGCCGAACAACATAAAACGGATAAATACGCACGGTTGGGTCAAGAGGATGAGCACGCGGGGCGGCATAGAGGTGATCCTGCGGCGTATGTTGAAGAGACGGAAATCCCTCTCTCACTGA
- the abhd8a gene encoding protein ABHD8: protein MLTSITDGILCCLTGKTTSLVLPLESSEPSDGFEFVEVKPGRVLRVRHIKPDRQRMDTEKQDAGKNKTTADCDSNNDASVRDSINDDVGTSVHCKRKITVYRNGQLVIENLGDVLHSEILQCQDGDVEPCSTVEVELADYKEMPSSPDPNPVPPVPLPSGEQKPAPPPRRRRRKPKRTVLIDSTRVISSCKGTHSDVALFFVHGVGGSLDIWSSQLEFFSRLGYEVIAPDLAGHGASTAPQIAAAYTFYALAEDLRAIFKRYARKWNILIGHSYGVSFCTFLAHEYPDLVHKVVMINGGGPTALEPSLCSIFQLPSCVLHCLSPCLAWSFLKAGFARQGAKEKQLLKQGNAFNVSPFVLRAMMSGQYWPEGDEVYHAELTVPILLVHGMCDKFVPMEEDQRMAEILLFAFLKVIEEGSHMVMMECPDTVNTLLHEFFLWEPDMSRKGEANHTVSVCDTINTLKIKKPVDK from the exons ATGCTGACCAGCATCACTGACGGGATCCTGTGCTGCCTGACGGGGAAGACCACCAGCCTGGTCCTGCCTCTGGAGTCTTCAGAGCCCTCCGATGGGTTTGAGTTTGTGGAGGTGAAACCAGGGAGGGTTCTGCGAGTGCGGCACATCAAACCAGATCGCCAGCGCATGGACACGGAAAAACAAGATGCCGGGAAGAACAAGACAACTGCTGACTGTGATAGCAATAACGATGCCTCTGTTCGGGACTCCATTAATGATGATGTTGGCACCAGCGTCCACTGCAAGAGGAAGATCACGGTCTATCGCAATGGCCAGCTGGTGATTGAGAACCTCGGCGATGTTTTGCATTCTGAGATCCTGCAGTGTCAGGATGGAGATGTGGAGCCCTGCAGCACCGTGGAGGTGGAGCTCGCTGACTACAAAGAGATGCCCTCATCTCCTGACCCCAACCCCGTTCCCCCAGTTCCATTGCCTTCTGGAGAGCAGAAGCCTGCTCCGCCTCCCCGCCGCCGTCGTCGCAAGCCTAAACGCACCGTGCTGATTGACTCGACACGGGTCATCTCGAGCTGCAAAGGAACGCATTCGGACGTGGCGCTGTTTTTTGTGCACGGTGTGGGAGGCTCTCTGGACATTTGGAGCAGCCAGCTGGAGTTCTTCTCCCGTCTGGGCTATGAGGTGATCGCACCTGACCTGGCTGGGCACGGGGCCAGCACTGCTCCGCAGATCGCAGCGGCTTACACTTTTTACGCACTGGCAGAGGACCTTCGGGCCATCTTCAAGAGATATGCTCGGAAATGGAACATTCTCATAGGCCACTCATATGG AGTATCATTTTGCACATTCCTTGCCCATGAATATCCTGATCTGGTCCATAAGGTAGTGATGATCAATGGAGGGGGCCCTACAGCTCTGGAACCCAGTCTCTGCTCCATCTTCCAGCTTCCATCATGTGTCCTTCACTGCCTTTCACCTTGCCTGGCCTGGAGCTTTTTGAA AGCTGGATTTGCTCGCCAAGGTGCAAAAGAGAAGCAGTTGTTGAAGCAGGGCAACGCATTCAATGTGTCTCCGTTTGTCCTGCGGGCAATGATGAGCGGTCAGTACTGGCCCGAGGGCGATGAGGTTTACCATGCCGAGCTCACTGTGCCCATTCTGCTGGTTCACGGCATGTGTGACAAGTTTGTGCCCATGGAGGAGGACCAGCGCATGGCAGAG ATCCTCCTGTTTGCCTTCCTGAAGGTCATTGAGGAGGGAAGTCACATGGTCATGATGGAGTGTCCTGACACTGTCAACACCCTCCTCCACGAGTTCTTCCTCTGGGAGCCGGACATGTCCAGAAAGGGAGAGGCCAACCACACCGTTTCTGTCTGTGACACTATCAACACGCTGAAGATCAAAAAGCCTGTGGACAAATAA